A single region of the Paramicrobacterium fandaimingii genome encodes:
- a CDS encoding TetR/AcrR family transcriptional regulator codes for MTELEKGPTGRRRGRGARERILSASQQLFRDQGINQTGMDQLCAAAQVSKRTAYQHFAGKDELIAEYLQQVDPTVMSSIFDSPDLSPREKLLAVFDMRPTNPMCPYISAAVELHDPEHPASQYASEYKKAVAAKLANAAREAGAADPEQLGEQLALLLDGAAARTRVLNANAFPTAAAIAVTLIDSAIAAASRDHGHRETVSR; via the coding sequence ATGACGGAGTTAGAGAAGGGCCCAACGGGCCGCCGCCGCGGCCGGGGCGCCCGCGAGCGCATCCTCAGCGCGTCCCAGCAGCTCTTCCGCGATCAGGGCATCAATCAGACCGGTATGGATCAGCTGTGTGCGGCGGCCCAGGTCTCCAAGCGCACGGCATACCAGCACTTCGCAGGCAAAGACGAGCTGATCGCCGAGTACCTGCAGCAGGTCGACCCCACAGTGATGTCGAGCATTTTTGACAGCCCAGACCTCAGCCCGCGCGAGAAGCTCCTCGCGGTGTTCGACATGCGTCCCACCAACCCGATGTGCCCGTACATCTCGGCGGCTGTCGAGCTGCACGATCCCGAGCACCCGGCGTCGCAATACGCCAGCGAGTACAAGAAGGCGGTCGCCGCGAAGCTCGCGAACGCCGCACGTGAAGCTGGCGCAGCAGACCCTGAGCAGCTCGGCGAGCAACTCGCACTGCTGCTCGATGGCGCCGCGGCACGCACGCGAGTTCTCAACGCCAACGCCTTCCCCACTGCAGCGGCCATCGCCGTCACGCTCATCGACAGCGCGATCGCCGCTGCGTCACGCGACCACGGGCACCGGGAGACCGTCTCGCGCTGA
- a CDS encoding ABC transporter permease, whose product MTSATATAPRRASFDPKKLLHAREAGVFAALVLLFILGAVLSPSFMQAGNLFSVGQQISQIGIMAIGATFVIVNGEIDLSVGSVYALSAISTGLAIESGTTWPLAVVIGLAVGAVAGLLNGLAVVMLGVPSFIVTLGTLSVFRGVALLISDGAPISLSASQAGVAEFNLIGQGNLFGVIPMQLVVFAVIAALGVVLLSRSRLGFNTYAVGGNPEAARLVGIEVKGVKLTAFIIAGLTAAAAGVLGLSFLSYVQGVTGTGLELTVISAVIIGGAALFGGSGTMWGTIIGVAFIGLLQNILNINGISSFWQTVVTGLVIIAAVATDTWQRRRKTKA is encoded by the coding sequence GTGACCTCAGCGACAGCCACAGCCCCACGGCGCGCATCATTTGACCCGAAGAAGCTGCTCCACGCTCGCGAAGCGGGAGTATTCGCGGCACTCGTGCTGCTCTTCATTCTCGGTGCGGTGCTCTCGCCGAGCTTCATGCAGGCGGGCAACCTGTTCTCGGTCGGCCAGCAGATCTCCCAGATCGGAATCATGGCGATCGGCGCGACATTCGTGATCGTCAACGGCGAAATCGACTTGTCTGTCGGGTCCGTTTACGCGCTGTCGGCCATCTCAACGGGACTCGCGATTGAGAGTGGAACCACCTGGCCGCTTGCCGTCGTGATCGGTCTTGCCGTCGGCGCCGTTGCCGGTCTGCTCAACGGTCTTGCCGTCGTTATGCTCGGCGTTCCAAGCTTCATCGTCACGCTGGGAACCCTGAGCGTGTTCCGCGGCGTCGCCCTTTTGATCTCTGACGGCGCTCCAATCTCGCTGAGCGCGAGCCAGGCAGGCGTGGCCGAATTCAACTTGATCGGGCAGGGGAACCTGTTCGGCGTGATCCCCATGCAGCTCGTCGTCTTCGCGGTCATTGCCGCACTCGGTGTGGTGCTGCTGTCGCGTTCGCGCCTCGGGTTCAACACGTACGCCGTCGGCGGCAACCCCGAAGCTGCCCGCCTCGTCGGCATCGAGGTGAAGGGCGTCAAGCTCACGGCATTCATCATCGCGGGGCTCACCGCTGCCGCCGCGGGAGTGCTCGGACTGTCGTTCCTCTCATACGTGCAGGGCGTGACCGGCACGGGCCTTGAGCTGACCGTCATCTCCGCCGTCATCATCGGTGGCGCCGCGCTCTTCGGAGGGTCGGGAACCATGTGGGGAACGATCATCGGTGTGGCGTTCATCGGTCTGCTGCAGAACATCCTCAACATCAACGGCATCTCATCGTTCTGGCAGACGGTCGTCACCGGCCTCGTCATCATCGCCGCTGTCGCCACCGATACCTGGCAACGCCGCCGCAAAACCAAGGCGTAA
- a CDS encoding ribokinase: protein MKIAVIGSYGVGLTMRVPRMPGAGETLTGDAFEEGPGGKGSNQAIGAARLGADVSLLTAIGTDDYGRAARELWEKEGVDASGILISDDAPTMAGFIMVEPSGENRIAIAPGALDLLDASHVESFRGEIAASDIVLVSMEIPLSAVAAALRIGREEGIRTVLNPAPARPLNAELLATVDIITPNQTEARIILDLDRAPGDDEGLARLIAERVDGAVVLTRGSDGAITVENGEVGHIDPILATQVVDTTGAGDSFNAALVVSLAGGSSLREAAQFAAKAGAYTVATSGVVPALPTQHDLNSTIGVSQ from the coding sequence ATGAAGATTGCAGTAATCGGAAGTTATGGCGTCGGCCTCACCATGCGAGTGCCGAGGATGCCGGGAGCGGGCGAGACTCTGACCGGTGACGCCTTCGAAGAAGGCCCGGGTGGCAAAGGTTCGAACCAGGCGATCGGCGCAGCACGGCTCGGTGCCGACGTGTCTTTGCTGACGGCAATCGGCACCGACGATTACGGCCGTGCCGCTCGTGAGCTGTGGGAAAAAGAGGGAGTCGATGCCTCGGGCATCCTGATCTCTGACGACGCCCCCACAATGGCGGGCTTCATCATGGTGGAGCCCTCGGGCGAGAACCGCATCGCCATCGCTCCCGGCGCGCTCGACCTTCTCGATGCGAGCCACGTCGAATCATTCCGCGGCGAGATCGCGGCGTCTGACATCGTTCTCGTCTCGATGGAGATTCCGCTGTCGGCCGTGGCGGCGGCGCTGCGCATCGGTCGGGAAGAGGGCATTCGCACGGTGCTCAACCCGGCGCCGGCTCGACCTCTGAACGCCGAACTTTTGGCCACCGTTGACATCATCACCCCCAACCAGACAGAGGCCCGCATCATCCTCGATCTCGATCGCGCGCCCGGCGACGACGAGGGACTCGCGCGGCTGATTGCCGAGCGGGTGGACGGCGCTGTCGTCTTGACGCGCGGATCGGACGGTGCGATCACCGTAGAGAACGGCGAGGTCGGGCACATCGACCCTATTCTCGCGACGCAGGTCGTCGACACGACCGGAGCGGGCGACTCATTCAATGCAGCACTCGTTGTGTCGCTCGCCGGCGGAAGCTCGCTTCGCGAAGCCGCCCAGTTTGCGGCAAAAGCGGGCGCCTACACGGTCGCCACGAGCGGTGTCGTTCCGGCCCTCCCTACACAACATGACTTGAATTCCACGATCGGAGTGTCTCAGTGA
- a CDS encoding aminopeptidase: MSRWPELAAHLANVNEVTEGSRVSIFITSPAVVEAADAFVREVYRRGGLPQVQLTDETYDRYALDFASDAVLGAPGPMELASMNWADVHVSFRGMIAPPDTIDERRLSLQRAGKGTVSTARWQNTRWTLVRVPSPEWAELINVSYADLMAEFFASTLAKWSAHKRSLETLCAQLDETSIVRIQDADTDLTLNCTGRTWVPFAGDANLPDGEIATAPREDGVEGSIRFPGTFWFGGARITDLDLTFERGVVTDARAREGGEFVSRILETPGARTVGELGIGTNPAMTTMTGDLLLDEKILGTVHIALGRSYPQCGGLNESTIHWDIVKDLRGGGSLFADDTALIDNGDVQPVLKRDYDGG; encoded by the coding sequence ATGAGCAGGTGGCCCGAACTGGCTGCGCATCTTGCCAACGTCAACGAGGTGACCGAGGGGAGTCGCGTCAGCATCTTCATCACGTCGCCCGCCGTCGTCGAGGCGGCAGACGCCTTCGTTCGCGAGGTATATCGCCGTGGTGGGCTCCCGCAGGTGCAGCTCACAGACGAGACGTACGACAGGTACGCTCTCGACTTCGCCTCAGACGCCGTGCTCGGAGCCCCGGGGCCCATGGAGCTCGCCTCGATGAACTGGGCGGACGTTCACGTCTCTTTTCGCGGCATGATCGCGCCGCCCGACACCATCGACGAGCGTCGCCTCAGCCTGCAGCGCGCGGGCAAGGGCACCGTGTCGACGGCACGCTGGCAGAACACCCGATGGACGCTCGTTCGAGTGCCCAGCCCGGAATGGGCCGAGCTCATCAACGTGAGCTACGCCGATCTCATGGCCGAATTCTTCGCATCGACGCTCGCGAAGTGGTCGGCGCACAAGCGTTCACTCGAGACGCTGTGCGCGCAGCTCGACGAGACATCGATTGTGCGAATTCAGGATGCCGACACCGACCTGACGCTCAACTGCACGGGTCGAACCTGGGTGCCCTTCGCTGGGGACGCCAATCTGCCTGACGGCGAGATCGCGACAGCGCCGCGCGAAGACGGTGTCGAGGGCAGCATCCGGTTTCCGGGAACGTTCTGGTTCGGCGGTGCTCGCATCACCGATCTCGACCTCACGTTTGAGCGCGGGGTCGTCACCGATGCACGTGCACGCGAGGGCGGTGAGTTCGTTTCGCGCATTCTGGAGACTCCGGGAGCGCGCACCGTTGGCGAACTGGGAATCGGAACCAACCCGGCAATGACGACGATGACGGGTGATCTGCTGCTTGACGAGAAGATTCTCGGCACCGTGCATATCGCTCTCGGCCGCTCGTACCCACAGTGCGGCGGACTCAACGAGTCGACAATTCACTGGGACATCGTCAAAGACCTGCGGGGCGGCGGTAGCCTGTTCGCCGACGACACTGCGCTCATCGACAACGGCGACGTGCAGCCCGTGCTGAAGCGCGACTACGACGGAGGGTGA
- a CDS encoding SDR family NAD(P)-dependent oxidoreductase — protein sequence MGKLDGKVVVVTGGTTGMGLAGAKLFVDEGAYVFITGRRQDALDEAVQHIGRNVTGVQGDAANLDDLDRLYETVKSEKGSIDVLWASAGVGEPGMLGEVTEAQFDAAFGLNARGTMFTVQKALPLFNDGGSILMTGSNASLGAFPGWSVYAGSKAVQQAWARVWLNELKDRRIRVNVLTPGQVATAKQEELFDEETMRQFESLIPRGQMGRPDEMATTALFLASDDSSYINGMELVADGGTTAI from the coding sequence ATGGGAAAGCTTGACGGCAAGGTAGTGGTCGTCACGGGCGGAACAACCGGCATGGGCCTGGCTGGCGCAAAGCTGTTCGTCGATGAGGGTGCATACGTCTTCATCACCGGCCGCCGCCAGGATGCGCTGGATGAGGCTGTGCAGCACATCGGCCGCAACGTCACGGGCGTGCAAGGCGACGCCGCGAACCTTGACGACCTTGACCGACTGTACGAGACCGTCAAGAGCGAGAAGGGCAGCATCGACGTGCTGTGGGCAAGCGCTGGCGTGGGTGAACCCGGCATGCTCGGCGAGGTGACAGAAGCCCAGTTCGACGCCGCCTTCGGGCTCAACGCCCGCGGCACCATGTTCACCGTTCAAAAGGCGCTTCCGCTCTTCAACGACGGCGGTTCCATTTTGATGACCGGGTCCAACGCCTCCCTCGGGGCATTCCCCGGTTGGAGTGTCTACGCCGGAAGCAAGGCCGTGCAGCAGGCCTGGGCACGCGTCTGGCTCAATGAGCTCAAGGACCGTCGCATTCGCGTCAACGTCCTAACCCCAGGCCAGGTCGCCACGGCCAAGCAGGAAGAGCTCTTCGACGAGGAGACAATGCGTCAGTTCGAGTCGCTCATTCCCCGAGGCCAGATGGGTCGCCCCGATGAGATGGCCACAACGGCCCTGTTCCTCGCCTCCGACGACTCCAGCTACATCAACGGGATGGAGCTCGTCGCCGACGGTGGCACCACCGCGATATAG
- a CDS encoding NADPH-dependent F420 reductase — MSSISIIGAGNMSRTLGARALAGGNTVEILARDTSKAVALAESLGEGATTGEWGTAPVGDIVILALLADGVVPAASQFGESLAGKAIVDISNPFNATFDGLDHSEETSIAQEVAKVVPASASVMKGFNTIFRHVLEKGSPAVFIAGDDAQAKARVETFITSLGLQPLDAGGLKMAHWLEGAGLLSVALANNGVGNLDFSLGVDTLSA, encoded by the coding sequence ATGAGTAGCATCAGCATCATCGGTGCGGGAAACATGTCCCGTACGCTCGGCGCGCGGGCGCTCGCCGGCGGTAACACGGTTGAGATCCTCGCCCGCGACACGTCGAAGGCCGTTGCCCTCGCCGAGAGTCTCGGCGAGGGAGCAACGACCGGAGAGTGGGGGACAGCCCCGGTCGGCGACATCGTCATCCTGGCTCTGTTGGCCGACGGGGTCGTTCCGGCGGCCTCCCAGTTCGGAGAGTCTCTCGCGGGCAAGGCGATCGTCGACATCAGCAATCCCTTCAACGCGACATTCGACGGGCTCGATCACAGCGAAGAGACCTCGATCGCGCAGGAAGTCGCGAAGGTGGTGCCAGCCAGCGCCAGTGTGATGAAGGGCTTCAACACCATCTTCCGTCATGTTCTGGAGAAGGGGAGCCCTGCTGTCTTCATCGCGGGCGACGATGCGCAGGCCAAGGCGCGTGTTGAGACGTTCATCACGAGCCTCGGGCTGCAGCCGTTGGACGCCGGTGGCTTGAAGATGGCGCACTGGCTGGAGGGAGCAGGCCTGCTCTCGGTGGCACTCGCCAACAACGGGGTGGGAAATCTGGACTTCTCCCTCGGCGTCGACACGCTCTCCGCCTGA
- a CDS encoding sugar ABC transporter substrate-binding protein yields MSVKSKARRLLAAGAVAAVSAMVLAGCGAITPANSGDDEGGFELADYIQERIDDGEPMRIKLSYHDPSLAFATPIKAGMEKAGEELGVDASLIGPTGGDAAKQVSELQTLIQQQAVDGLAVSSASSDALKPVISQAYNAGIPIISFNTDNPGSDQMGFVGQDLKASGASEAEELLKTLGDEPSGNVVVFSLDTGAGWSHDRFGGFEEALADTDLEVVGPVNVGNEPSEAYNTVASTMAGQKDVVAIAGLDCCSTTAAAKWIAQSGKAGEISMVGFDLLSTTAGYIEEGVVTFTISQNPTEQGYQAVKVLNDFLQNGTAIEGVDTGAQIITKDNLDDATVED; encoded by the coding sequence ATGTCTGTGAAGAGTAAAGCCCGTCGTTTGCTGGCTGCAGGCGCAGTGGCGGCAGTAAGCGCGATGGTACTGGCCGGTTGCGGTGCCATCACACCGGCGAACTCCGGTGACGACGAGGGAGGCTTCGAACTTGCCGATTACATTCAGGAGCGCATCGATGACGGTGAGCCGATGCGGATCAAGCTGAGCTACCACGATCCCTCGCTCGCATTCGCCACCCCGATCAAGGCGGGAATGGAGAAGGCAGGAGAAGAGCTTGGCGTCGATGCGAGCCTCATCGGGCCGACCGGTGGAGACGCAGCAAAGCAGGTATCTGAACTCCAGACTCTGATTCAGCAGCAGGCCGTCGATGGTCTTGCCGTTTCGTCGGCATCGAGCGACGCTCTGAAGCCGGTGATCTCGCAGGCGTACAACGCAGGCATCCCCATCATTTCGTTCAACACGGACAATCCCGGTTCAGATCAGATGGGATTTGTCGGCCAGGACCTCAAGGCGTCGGGTGCCTCAGAAGCAGAGGAACTGCTGAAGACCCTTGGTGACGAGCCCTCGGGCAACGTCGTCGTGTTCTCGCTCGACACTGGCGCGGGGTGGTCGCACGACCGCTTCGGTGGATTCGAAGAGGCACTCGCAGACACCGACCTCGAGGTTGTCGGTCCGGTGAACGTGGGCAATGAGCCCAGCGAAGCGTACAACACCGTTGCATCGACAATGGCGGGGCAGAAGGATGTGGTGGCAATCGCCGGTCTTGACTGCTGCTCGACGACGGCGGCTGCCAAGTGGATCGCGCAGTCGGGTAAAGCCGGTGAGATCTCGATGGTTGGATTCGATCTGCTCTCGACGACTGCTGGCTATATCGAAGAAGGCGTTGTCACGTTCACGATCAGCCAGAACCCGACTGAGCAGGGCTACCAGGCCGTCAAGGTTCTCAACGACTTCCTGCAGAATGGCACCGCCATTGAAGGCGTAGACACAGGCGCGCAGATCATCACCAAAGACAATCTCGACGACGCCACGGTGGAGGACTAA
- a CDS encoding FGGY-family carbohydrate kinase, producing MTALLLGVDIGTYETKGVLVDTNGVVHATARSRHGISTPQPGHVEHDAIDIWWNDFASVSRELVSTMSTGDEILAVACSAIGPCVLPVDAELNPLRPAILYGVDTRADEQIADFERRIGRDEIFRRSGNTLTSQSAGPKVAWIVENEPAIAEAARWYMTSQSFLVATLTGEVVIDHATAGYYHPFYDLAGGCWDLTGFDDIVTPDQLPAIRWSSDVAGTVTAASAAETGIPEGTPVLTGTTDAVAEAVGASVMDDGDLMLMYGSSGYMIRVVSEPVADAVLWSAPFAFPGSYVLAAGTSTAGTATRWAADMLGLDTGEGDDALFSSLMQLVHDARPGAGGVVHIPHFSGERTPFHDPDARGVFTGLSLTTGRAELARAVVEGVAHSVVSAVGAYAEIGMEPTRVMAIGGGTKNDVLVQTVSDLLGFEQNCAATIGAAYGDVILAALGLAVTTKAEVRENWVSIDSTITPRSSGDPAVETLRRAHDEFLSTYRALSRARLTTEEKPE from the coding sequence GTGACGGCACTGCTGCTTGGCGTTGACATCGGCACGTACGAGACCAAAGGGGTGCTCGTCGACACAAACGGCGTCGTTCACGCGACAGCTCGCTCGCGTCACGGCATCAGCACGCCGCAGCCGGGCCACGTCGAGCACGATGCCATCGACATCTGGTGGAACGACTTCGCGAGTGTGTCGCGCGAGCTCGTCAGCACCATGAGCACGGGCGATGAGATTCTGGCTGTAGCGTGCAGCGCCATCGGACCCTGCGTGCTGCCGGTCGACGCCGAGCTCAACCCTCTGCGGCCCGCTATTCTCTACGGGGTCGACACGCGGGCGGACGAACAGATCGCCGACTTCGAGCGTCGCATCGGTCGCGACGAGATCTTTCGCCGCTCGGGCAACACCCTCACAAGCCAATCGGCCGGGCCGAAGGTCGCGTGGATCGTCGAGAACGAGCCCGCGATCGCCGAGGCAGCGCGGTGGTACATGACGAGTCAGAGTTTTCTCGTGGCCACACTCACCGGCGAGGTCGTGATCGATCATGCGACTGCCGGGTATTACCACCCGTTCTACGATCTGGCAGGCGGATGCTGGGACCTCACCGGCTTCGACGACATCGTGACCCCCGATCAGCTGCCCGCGATTCGCTGGTCGAGCGATGTGGCGGGAACGGTGACCGCGGCAAGCGCCGCCGAGACCGGCATCCCCGAGGGAACGCCGGTGCTGACGGGAACAACGGATGCCGTGGCCGAGGCCGTCGGAGCATCCGTCATGGACGACGGCGACCTCATGCTCATGTACGGGTCGAGCGGGTACATGATTCGAGTGGTGTCTGAGCCGGTCGCCGACGCCGTTCTGTGGTCGGCGCCATTCGCCTTCCCCGGCAGCTACGTTCTCGCCGCTGGAACGTCGACGGCGGGAACGGCAACGCGGTGGGCGGCCGACATGCTGGGGCTGGACACAGGGGAGGGCGACGACGCCCTGTTCTCGTCGCTCATGCAGCTTGTGCACGACGCGCGCCCGGGGGCTGGCGGCGTCGTGCACATTCCGCACTTCAGCGGCGAACGCACGCCGTTTCACGATCCCGATGCTCGCGGCGTGTTCACGGGTCTCTCTCTCACAACGGGGAGGGCCGAGCTGGCCCGCGCCGTCGTCGAGGGGGTTGCGCACTCCGTCGTCTCGGCGGTCGGCGCCTACGCCGAGATCGGCATGGAGCCGACGCGGGTCATGGCGATCGGTGGCGGCACGAAGAACGACGTACTCGTGCAGACCGTGAGCGACCTTCTCGGGTTCGAGCAGAACTGCGCTGCGACCATCGGTGCCGCCTACGGCGACGTCATTCTCGCCGCGCTCGGCCTTGCCGTCACGACAAAGGCCGAGGTTCGCGAAAACTGGGTGTCCATCGACTCCACGATCACGCCGCGGTCGAGTGGCGACCCGGCCGTCGAGACGCTGCGCCGAGCTCACGACGAATTTCTTTCGACCTACCGCGCGCTCAGCCGCGCTCGACTCACGACAGAGGAGAAGCCCGAATGA
- a CDS encoding sugar ABC transporter ATP-binding protein, with amino-acid sequence MPSPTPLVEMRELSRNFGPVKALDSVSFNIVEGDVTGLVGENGAGKSTLLKILAGLQPPSSGEVIVKGQKIQSFDPNTVLTKHSIAIVPQELSLLQDRTVAENILAGIEPGSRLFPSQRQMDAQARALLSELDLDIDPGASVRTLDLAIQQLVVVARSIARGCNVLILDEPTAMLTPAEASRLFTLMKKLKANGTTMVYVSHRMPEIFELCDRLEVLRDGKHVASWRRDEVTPDDVVSAMVGRELGHFDGRTAPSTAGSAPALTVTELSGRRHNDVSFDVRPGEILGIAGLPDSGRVELLANIFGAEKSRSGSVSLGGTPYDARSPIASVGHKLGFLPGERRAQGLLTTMTVGENIGVLKTRTHSKAGLVQKGTLSRAAQTLAERMRVKTASLDTPITNLSGGNQQKALLARWMSIDPEVLLLDEPTRGVDVGAKVEIYEQLFGLAEKGVAIVCSSSDLPELLTATDRILVMREGTVAGVVESREATEESIMALATNASAGEPTPTKGTK; translated from the coding sequence ATGCCGTCCCCCACCCCACTCGTCGAGATGCGAGAGCTCTCGCGCAACTTCGGTCCGGTCAAAGCGCTCGACAGCGTCAGCTTCAACATCGTCGAGGGTGACGTCACGGGTCTGGTCGGCGAGAACGGCGCGGGAAAATCGACTCTGCTGAAGATCCTCGCCGGACTTCAGCCGCCGAGCTCGGGCGAGGTCATCGTCAAGGGGCAGAAGATCCAGAGCTTTGATCCGAACACCGTGCTGACGAAGCATTCGATCGCCATCGTGCCGCAAGAACTGTCGCTGCTGCAGGATCGCACTGTCGCAGAGAACATTCTCGCGGGGATCGAGCCGGGATCGCGGCTCTTTCCCTCACAGCGACAGATGGATGCTCAGGCCCGAGCTCTGCTGTCGGAGCTTGACCTCGACATCGACCCGGGTGCGAGCGTTCGCACGCTCGACCTTGCCATTCAGCAGCTCGTCGTCGTCGCGCGCTCCATCGCTCGCGGGTGCAACGTGCTCATTCTGGATGAGCCGACGGCAATGCTCACGCCGGCTGAAGCATCCAGGCTCTTCACCCTCATGAAGAAGCTCAAGGCGAACGGCACAACGATGGTTTACGTGTCTCACCGGATGCCGGAGATCTTTGAGCTCTGCGACCGACTCGAAGTCTTGCGCGATGGCAAGCATGTGGCCTCGTGGCGTCGTGACGAGGTGACGCCTGACGACGTTGTCTCTGCCATGGTCGGCCGGGAACTCGGCCACTTTGACGGGCGGACAGCGCCATCGACAGCGGGCAGCGCGCCCGCGCTCACCGTTACCGAGCTGAGCGGCAGACGTCACAACGACGTGTCGTTCGACGTACGCCCCGGCGAGATTCTCGGCATAGCCGGGCTGCCGGATTCTGGCCGCGTCGAACTGCTCGCGAACATCTTCGGTGCAGAGAAGTCTCGCTCAGGCAGCGTCTCGTTGGGCGGCACACCGTACGATGCACGCTCGCCCATTGCCAGTGTTGGGCACAAGCTGGGCTTCCTGCCGGGAGAGCGTCGTGCTCAGGGCCTTTTGACGACAATGACCGTTGGCGAGAACATCGGGGTGCTCAAAACCCGCACGCACTCGAAAGCTGGGCTGGTTCAGAAGGGCACTCTGTCTCGCGCTGCTCAGACGCTGGCCGAGCGGATGCGCGTGAAGACAGCGAGCCTCGACACCCCGATCACGAACCTCTCGGGAGGCAACCAGCAGAAGGCGCTCTTGGCCCGGTGGATGTCCATCGACCCGGAGGTGCTCCTGCTCGACGAGCCGACGCGCGGCGTCGATGTCGGGGCGAAGGTCGAGATCTACGAACAGCTCTTCGGACTGGCAGAGAAGGGCGTCGCCATCGTCTGCTCGTCGTCCGACCTGCCCGAACTGCTGACGGCGACCGACCGCATCCTCGTGATGCGCGAAGGCACGGTGGCTGGCGTCGTGGAATCACGCGAGGCGACCGAGGAATCAATCATGGCGCTCGCCACCAACGCGTCAGCAGGCGAGCCGACTCCGACGAAGGGAACGAAATGA
- a CDS encoding dihydroxyacetone kinase family protein: MRKIINTADGFVDEVLDGILLAHGTQLRSATRDRRALVRADAPAEGRVAIVTGGGSGHLPFFLGYVGKGLCSAVAVGNVFSSPSSAQIHAASVAVSSGAGLLYLYGNYGGDVYNFDMAADLCRSEGIDVRTVLGTDDIESAPAGKEPTRRGVAGLVLVYKAAGAAADRLWSLDDVERVASKAAAATRTMGVGLSPTVLPAAGEETFSLDEGDMEIGVGIHGEKGTHRGPLEAADQITDRFLERLGTELDLTDGTCVAVLVNGLGSTPLEELYVVYRRVHRVLAERGVTIAYRLIGEYVTSLEMAGASLSIMQLDGELKELLGDPAASPFFKQGEVSDIDVAPTESDTDAASSSAVDVGRTGTRSALRDALLAALPNMAAHTDELRDLDAALGDGDLGITVSAGSAAVVAALSDLPEDADARSILTTTGLAFSAANPSTFAALVGSGLIGAAETFAPDADLTSDRVAPLLRAVVDRIAERGGAEVGDKTLLDVLDAVAGAVEARVPLSEVAAVARSTVESTTRLQSKRGRAAWQQERSVGQADPGSVAVQRFVEEIVGAIAR; encoded by the coding sequence ATGCGAAAGATCATCAATACGGCAGACGGCTTCGTCGACGAGGTTCTCGACGGAATACTCCTCGCGCACGGCACCCAGCTGAGGTCTGCGACACGCGACAGGCGAGCTCTGGTTCGAGCGGATGCTCCCGCAGAGGGTCGGGTGGCAATCGTCACCGGCGGCGGCTCAGGGCACTTGCCGTTCTTCCTCGGGTACGTCGGTAAAGGGCTGTGCTCGGCCGTCGCCGTCGGCAATGTTTTCTCGTCGCCGTCGTCTGCGCAGATTCACGCAGCATCCGTCGCTGTCTCGTCGGGGGCCGGGCTGCTCTATCTCTACGGCAACTACGGCGGAGACGTGTACAACTTCGACATGGCGGCCGACCTCTGCCGATCCGAAGGCATCGACGTGCGCACGGTGCTGGGCACGGACGACATCGAGTCGGCGCCTGCGGGCAAAGAGCCCACGCGGCGCGGCGTCGCCGGGCTCGTGCTCGTCTACAAAGCGGCGGGTGCCGCGGCCGACCGCCTCTGGTCGCTCGACGATGTCGAGCGTGTCGCCAGCAAGGCGGCAGCGGCAACGCGCACGATGGGGGTCGGCCTGTCTCCGACGGTGCTGCCCGCCGCGGGCGAAGAGACGTTCTCGCTTGACGAGGGCGACATGGAGATCGGCGTCGGAATCCACGGGGAGAAGGGCACACACCGCGGCCCGCTCGAGGCCGCCGACCAGATCACCGACCGCTTTCTCGAGCGGCTTGGCACCGAGCTTGATCTCACAGACGGCACGTGCGTTGCCGTGCTGGTGAACGGCCTGGGGTCGACTCCGCTCGAGGAGCTCTACGTCGTGTACCGCCGGGTTCACCGAGTTCTCGCCGAGCGTGGCGTGACCATCGCCTACCGGCTGATCGGCGAGTATGTCACGAGCCTCGAGATGGCCGGGGCGTCTCTCTCCATCATGCAGCTCGACGGCGAGCTCAAAGAGCTGCTGGGCGACCCCGCCGCGTCGCCGTTCTTCAAGCAGGGAGAGGTCTCCGACATCGACGTTGCGCCAACGGAAAGCGACACGGATGCTGCGAGCTCAAGCGCTGTCGACGTCGGGCGCACCGGAACGCGAAGTGCGCTGCGTGACGCGCTGCTCGCCGCGTTGCCGAACATGGCGGCGCACACGGACGAGCTGCGCGACCTCGATGCGGCTCTGGGAGACGGCGACCTGGGAATCACCGTGTCGGCGGGAAGCGCCGCCGTCGTCGCTGCCCTTTCGGACCTGCCCGAAGACGCGGACGCTCGAAGCATCCTGACCACGACGGGGCTCGCGTTCTCCGCGGCGAACCCATCGACGTTCGCGGCGCTTGTCGGCAGCGGCTTGATCGGCGCTGCCGAGACGTTTGCTCCCGACGCGGATCTGACGAGCGACCGCGTGGCGCCGCTGCTGCGCGCTGTGGTCGATCGCATTGCCGAGCGCGGCGGAGCCGAGGTCGGAGACAAGACTCTCCTCGACGTGCTCGACGCCGTTGCGGGCGCCGTCGAAGCCCGCGTGCCGCTCAGCGAGGTCGCCGCCGTGGCGCGATCGACAGTGGAGTCGACCACGCGGCTTCAGTCGAAGCGGGGCCGTGCCGCGTGGCAGCAGGAGCGCTCAGTCGGTCAGGCAGACCCGGGAAGCGTCGCCGTTCAACGCTTTGTCGAAGAGATTGTGGGAGCGATCGCCCGTTGA